The genomic region GACCAGCCGGCGTGGTTGGGGATTGGTTCTTCACCCTGGACAAGGGCGATGTTGATCCAGTGTTGGGCATTCATTCCCTGGGGGAAGCCTACCGGAAGGCCGACCCGGACTATGACAAGCGGACCACGGTACCTGCCTTGGTCGATACAAAAACCGGCAAGGTCGTCAACAACGATTACAACGAACTAATCAAAGAATTTTCCGAGGCTTGGCAGGATTATATTCCGGATGATGCACCGGACCTTTATCCCGAGGACCTGCGGTCTGACATTGATGCCCTGAGTGACATTATCTTGATGGATGTGAACTATGCCGTCAATGAGGCCGGTCATGGCCGCTCCCAGGAAGATTATAAGAAGTGGTACGACAAAATCTTTAACCGCTTGGACTGGTTGGAAGAGCGACTGTCCCACCAACGTTATCTCTTCGGTGACCGCCTGACCCTGGTCGACATTAACCTGTACGTGACCCTGGCCCGTTTTGACCTGGTCTTTTACCAGAAGTACTACGTGAACAAGAAGCGACTAGTGGACTATCCCAACCTGTGGAACTATGCCAAGGATTTGTATTCGATTCCGGCCTTCGGCAACAACACTAACTTTGACTCGATGCGCCAGCGCTTCTACGAAGTGGACCACACGCCACAAGAAGACCTACCCCGTATCATCCCAATTGGGCCCGACGATGATATCTGGAAGGAAGCCAATGACAGAGCAGAAAAGTTCGGCTAATTTAACCAAGCGCCTGGCAGGCTTAATTGTAAATAGTGAGGTTCAGCCTGGGTCAGCGGCATACCAAACGGCACAAAAGTGTCTGTTGGACTACCTGGCTAGTTTCTACGCTGCTCAAGATGAGGTCGCGGTGCGGCGACTTTTTCAACGCCTGGCTGGTCTAGACCGGGTGCAGGTTTTGCATGAGGATGTTTCAGTTGAATCGGGGCAAGCGGCCCTGTTGAATGGTTTTGCGGCCCATTACTGTGACTTGGATGACATCCAGGCCAACTTCCGCGGTCATCCTAGTGCGGTAATCTATTCAGCCCTGCTAGCGGTGAGTGAGGGTAGTGAGTCGACCGGACGTTTCTTCCATGCCTACGTGGTAGGGGTCGAAGTTGCCGGTCAGCTAGGCGCCCAGGTGAATCCCAAGCACAAGCTGGACGGTTACCACACCACGGCAACGCTGGGGACAATAGCGGCGGCAGCCGCGCTGGCTTATTACGAGCAGCTTTCAGTCAATGAAACGGTTGCGATTTTGTCCTTTGCGGCGACCCAGGCGGCCGGACTGGGACTTGAAGCAGGCACCGACACGAAACCATTACATGCCGGCCTAGCGGCTCAACGGGCGGTGCAGTCCTACCAGTTTGTCACTAGTGGCCTAACCAGTAGCCAGGATGCCCTTAATAACCAAAATGGCTGGGTCAAGACGGTGGTGGGCGTCGACCTAAATGAAAAGCAGCTGGTCGATAGCTGGCTGCGACCGGCCCAAATTGTGCAGCCCGGGATTTGGTTTAAGCAGCACCAGTTCTGCTCGGCGGCGATGTCCGGGTATGACGCAGTCAGGCAGGCTTATCAAGCCGGTATCCGTCTGGACCAGGTTGAACGAGTGATTTTCCACTTCCCACCGGATGCCGATAAAGTTTTACGCTACCGGCAGCCAGAAAATGGTCAGGCTGGTAAGTTTTCCATCGAGTACATCGCCTGGCAGGTTTTAACCCAGGGCGATGTTAGCGATGCGCTCTTTGAGCCTGGGATTGAGACCACTGCCTTTCAGGCAGTAGCCGGAATCTTTAGTCGGGTCAATGATGTACCGGCGGCCGGAAATGATCAACGGGAAACCGCAGTTGAGCTGGTTTCAAAGGGCCAGCAGGTAAAACGCTTTGATGTGAAATGGCCCAAGGGTTCGCCGCAAAACCCGCTGAATTACGGCGAGATTGAAGCAAAGTTAGCAGCTGTGCTGGGACCGGAACAGGGCACAATAGTCCAGCAGCTGGTTGCTGATTTAAATCAGCCCACCTTAAATAACCTGCTGGCAACCCTGGCAGCAATCAGCAGCCCCATTTTGGAGGAGAGTCGATGATTAACCGACGAATTAAGAAAAGTGAAATTAAGGCCCTACAGGCCCTCTTGCATGGGGCTTATCAGGCTGACACCCAGCTGGGAATCCATTTCCAGGCGGCCAACGCTACCCTGCCTCAGATTGACGAGCACATCGACACCACCCCGACCTTTGTGACCGAGGTGGACCACCATATCGTGGCAACGGCTTCGGTCCGGCTGCCCTGGTCAGCTGACCCCGGTCCTTATAACTTGCCGCATTTAGGCTGGATTGCGACCGACCGGCGCTTTGCCAAGCAGGGCTATGCCAGTCGGCTGATTGCCTGGGTGGAGCAGAACTACCTAAAAAAGCAATTAGACGCTCCCTTGGTTAGCCTGGGGACGGCGGTCGAACATCCCTGGCTGCAAAAATTTTACACGGCCTTAGGGTATCATCCGGTTGAGGTGGTCCAAAAGCATTCGGACCACCTGACCATTTACATGGTTAAGTCATTAAAACCAGGTTACGACCGGCTGGATTCGGCCCAAATTAAGGAATATTTGCAGCGCTATCGACTGCAAGGCAAGTAGTGAGTAGGTGAATTATGAATTTCGACTGGAAGTACTTTATTGACGCGTTTCCAGCGCTAGCAAAATATATCCCGGTGACCCTCTTGTTAGCGGTCCTGGCCATGGCCTTAGCTATTATCTTGGGTGGTCTAATCACCTTGCTACAGTTTTCCCATTACCGGCCCCTGCGCTGGTTTGCCGCGGTTTATGTCTCCTTTTTCCGGGGGATGCCGGCCCTGGTGCAGCTCTTTTTGATCTATTACGGGCTGCCCCAGTTATTCCCAATCTTTAAGGGATTACCGGCCCTGATGGCCACGGTGATTGGTCTGGGCTTCAAACAGTCCGCCTACCTGTCTGAAGTTTTCCGGGCGGCGGTTAATTCGGTGGACAAGGGCCAGGTGGAAGCCGGTTGGGCCCTACACATTAAGAGTTTTAAAATCTTCCGCTACGT from Leuconostocaceae bacterium ESL0723 harbors:
- a CDS encoding GNAT family N-acetyltransferase, with the protein product MINRRIKKSEIKALQALLHGAYQADTQLGIHFQAANATLPQIDEHIDTTPTFVTEVDHHIVATASVRLPWSADPGPYNLPHLGWIATDRRFAKQGYASRLIAWVEQNYLKKQLDAPLVSLGTAVEHPWLQKFYTALGYHPVEVVQKHSDHLTIYMVKSLKPGYDRLDSAQIKEYLQRYRLQGK
- a CDS encoding amino acid ABC transporter permease, whose translation is MNFDWKYFIDAFPALAKYIPVTLLLAVLAMALAIILGGLITLLQFSHYRPLRWFAAVYVSFFRGMPALVQLFLIYYGLPQLFPIFKGLPALMATVIGLGFKQSAYLSEVFRAAVNSVDKGQVEAGWALHIKSFKIFRYVVLPQAFINALPATGNTFVGLLKETSLAFTLGITEIFAEGKMLAGDSFKYFETYLAVGLTYWALIIVYSWAQSGVERLLTRPYR
- a CDS encoding glutathione S-transferase C-terminal domain-containing protein; amino-acid sequence: MSDQTLQDELENIEVSDTLQACPIDFSQSKVANPRAHQKQKEYDNGQDKSNFNDREKFAAYQGPQFKARFTDGTLPVEPNRYRLIWSRHCPWANRIAIALDLLGLDKVISNGIVDPLRPAGVVGDWFFTLDKGDVDPVLGIHSLGEAYRKADPDYDKRTTVPALVDTKTGKVVNNDYNELIKEFSEAWQDYIPDDAPDLYPEDLRSDIDALSDIILMDVNYAVNEAGHGRSQEDYKKWYDKIFNRLDWLEERLSHQRYLFGDRLTLVDINLYVTLARFDLVFYQKYYVNKKRLVDYPNLWNYAKDLYSIPAFGNNTNFDSMRQRFYEVDHTPQEDLPRIIPIGPDDDIWKEANDRAEKFG
- a CDS encoding MmgE/PrpD family protein, translating into MTEQKSSANLTKRLAGLIVNSEVQPGSAAYQTAQKCLLDYLASFYAAQDEVAVRRLFQRLAGLDRVQVLHEDVSVESGQAALLNGFAAHYCDLDDIQANFRGHPSAVIYSALLAVSEGSESTGRFFHAYVVGVEVAGQLGAQVNPKHKLDGYHTTATLGTIAAAAALAYYEQLSVNETVAILSFAATQAAGLGLEAGTDTKPLHAGLAAQRAVQSYQFVTSGLTSSQDALNNQNGWVKTVVGVDLNEKQLVDSWLRPAQIVQPGIWFKQHQFCSAAMSGYDAVRQAYQAGIRLDQVERVIFHFPPDADKVLRYRQPENGQAGKFSIEYIAWQVLTQGDVSDALFEPGIETTAFQAVAGIFSRVNDVPAAGNDQRETAVELVSKGQQVKRFDVKWPKGSPQNPLNYGEIEAKLAAVLGPEQGTIVQQLVADLNQPTLNNLLATLAAISSPILEESR